One Streptomyces sp. R28 DNA window includes the following coding sequences:
- a CDS encoding transposase family protein: protein MFVDRLLATLVHLRHGTTHDVLACWFGVDRSTITRAINEVRPLLAERGCTISPDVRLRTLAEVVDHLGATGKTGIIDGTEIRVRRPAQGRKDRDKFISGKNKQNAVKSMVVTDGRGRVLFCSPAQPGSWADITHARQLGLAKLLAGGPAVEILADAGYQGLGAQTGGRVVTPPHRKFKKNAPDWYEEMYERQRKAHSSRRIRVEHGIAHLKNWRALARHLGRREHMSDTVQACGASHTTSNLFP, encoded by the coding sequence GTGTTCGTCGACCGGCTCCTGGCCACCCTCGTCCATCTCCGTCACGGAACTACCCACGATGTGCTGGCCTGCTGGTTCGGCGTGGACCGATCCACCATCACCCGGGCCATCAACGAGGTGCGGCCCCTGCTCGCCGAGCGAGGGTGCACCATCAGCCCCGACGTGCGGCTGCGGACCCTGGCCGAAGTCGTCGACCATCTCGGCGCGACCGGGAAAACCGGCATCATCGACGGCACCGAGATCCGGGTCCGGCGTCCGGCCCAAGGGCGCAAGGACCGGGACAAGTTCATCTCCGGCAAAAACAAGCAGAACGCCGTCAAATCCATGGTGGTCACGGACGGCCGAGGACGCGTGCTGTTCTGCAGCCCCGCCCAGCCCGGAAGCTGGGCGGACATCACCCACGCCCGCCAGTTGGGGCTGGCCAAACTCCTGGCTGGCGGGCCCGCGGTCGAGATCCTCGCCGATGCCGGCTACCAGGGGCTGGGTGCTCAGACCGGCGGCCGCGTGGTGACACCACCGCACCGCAAGTTCAAGAAGAACGCCCCGGACTGGTACGAGGAAATGTACGAGCGCCAGCGCAAGGCACATTCCTCACGCCGTATCCGCGTCGAGCACGGCATCGCACATCTCAAGAACTGGCGAGCCCTGGCCCGACACCTCGGTCGCCGCGAGCACATGAGCGACACGGTGCAGGCCTGTGGGGCGTCACATACGACGTCGAATCTGTTCCCGTAG
- a CDS encoding ACT domain-containing protein yields the protein MTGETDLRKLMSGMRPQLNADRYVFTTVKDGVPTGVTPVVTVAEDEGLTLVVRREEADAAGLAYDYVAGWITLRIHSALEAVGLTAVVARELADAGLSCNVVAGFYHDHLFVPYEHAHRAVAVLEDLARSSA from the coding sequence ATGACTGGCGAGACTGACCTGCGGAAACTGATGAGCGGCATGCGTCCGCAGCTGAATGCGGACCGCTACGTATTCACCACGGTCAAGGACGGTGTGCCCACCGGCGTCACCCCGGTCGTCACGGTCGCCGAGGACGAGGGCCTGACCCTGGTCGTACGGCGGGAAGAGGCGGACGCGGCGGGGCTGGCCTACGACTACGTGGCTGGCTGGATCACGTTGCGCATCCACTCCGCGCTTGAGGCGGTTGGGCTGACCGCCGTGGTCGCGCGGGAACTCGCCGACGCGGGCCTGAGCTGCAACGTTGTCGCCGGGTTCTACCACGACCACCTGTTCGTCCCGTACGAGCACGCTCACCGGGCGGTGGCCGTCCTGGAGGACCTGGCACGGAGCTCCGCCTGA
- a CDS encoding aminoglycoside phosphotransferase family protein, producing the protein MVAERTADTRPQIDEALVRRLVDTQFPQWAGLALKLLNPAGSDHVIYRLGEELSVRLPRHAGAIGQARREFQWLPQLAPHLPLAIPVPVGVGDPDFGYPWPWAVSRWLDGEVATVDALGDSARAAVELAQFLAALQRFAPEDIPAGNTREDLTSRPLSDRDRATRVAIAKVDGVFDTTAMTELWNAALSAPGWDRSPVWFHGDFHTGNLLTSDGRLSAVIDFGGLGMGDPACDLMIAFTLMSANSRAAFRDVLGVDDATWMRGRGWALATGLNAYASYAAVNPRVAVQTTRQITQALIG; encoded by the coding sequence TTGGTAGCTGAGAGAACTGCGGACACTCGTCCCCAGATCGATGAGGCACTGGTCAGGCGCCTGGTCGACACTCAGTTCCCGCAGTGGGCAGGGCTGGCCCTGAAGCTGCTCAACCCCGCTGGATCCGATCATGTGATCTACCGGTTGGGCGAGGAGCTGTCCGTCCGGCTGCCCCGCCATGCCGGAGCCATCGGGCAAGCCAGGAGGGAATTCCAGTGGCTGCCCCAACTCGCCCCGCACCTTCCCCTGGCCATCCCGGTACCAGTGGGAGTGGGAGACCCCGACTTCGGTTATCCGTGGCCGTGGGCGGTGTCCCGCTGGCTGGACGGCGAGGTGGCGACCGTCGACGCACTGGGCGACTCCGCCAGGGCCGCAGTTGAACTGGCCCAGTTCCTGGCCGCCCTGCAGCGGTTCGCACCCGAGGACATCCCCGCCGGAAACACCAGAGAAGACCTCACCAGCCGCCCGTTGTCCGACCGGGACCGCGCGACGCGGGTCGCCATCGCCAAGGTCGACGGCGTGTTCGACACAACAGCGATGACGGAACTGTGGAACGCGGCGCTGAGCGCGCCTGGATGGGACCGCTCTCCGGTGTGGTTTCACGGCGACTTCCACACCGGCAACCTCCTGACCTCCGACGGCCGCCTCAGCGCCGTCATCGACTTCGGCGGGCTCGGCATGGGCGACCCGGCCTGCGACCTGATGATCGCCTTCACCTTGATGTCGGCCAACAGCCGAGCCGCCTTCCGCGATGTGCTCGGTGTGGACGACGCCACCTGGATGCGGGGTCGCGGTTGGGCCCTGGCCACCGGCCTGAATGCCTACGCCTCCTACGCCGCCGTCAACCCCCGGGTCGCCGTGCAGACGACCCGGCAGATCACCCAGGCCCTCATCGGCTAA
- a CDS encoding N,N-dimethylformamidase beta subunit family domain-containing protein, with product MTPGRPDPPTVRPSVADADPFGQVPVPWLRGSEAHLDDTGQVVPWYVDPFQPHSTATAGVPAPRAAALGPRSADDVHRQIKAFTSTGAVFLGEAIDFHITVDPPQEFAVDVYRIGHYGGDGAAKITTSPRLSGIVQPPPLTADRTVSCHHWWLSWRLQVPSYWSIGAYVAVLTTVDGYRSHVPFTVRDNHPADLLLLLPDVTWQAYNLYPEDGRTGASLYHAWDESGRLLGENDAATTVSFDRPYAGAGLPLHVGHAYDFIRWAERYGYDLAYADARDLHAGRVDPTRYRGLVFPGPDKYWSIQMRQAVEDARDHGTSLVFLSANAMYWQAELTPSPSGVPNRLLTCRKRQGPGPPVLWREIDRPEQEVIGIQYAGQVPEPHPLIVRNADHWLWEATGAHEGDEIAGLVAGEADRYFPRTPLPDHEERILLAHSPYTDREGALRHQETSLYRAPSGAWVFASGTLAWSPALDRPGHVDPRVQRATANLLDHICKRS from the coding sequence CTGACGCCCGGCAGGCCCGACCCTCCCACGGTGCGGCCCTCGGTAGCGGACGCGGACCCCTTCGGGCAGGTGCCCGTACCGTGGCTGCGTGGCAGCGAGGCCCACCTCGACGACACCGGCCAGGTCGTCCCCTGGTACGTCGACCCGTTCCAGCCGCACTCCACCGCGACCGCGGGCGTCCCCGCCCCCCGCGCAGCCGCCCTCGGCCCGCGCTCCGCCGACGACGTCCACCGCCAGATCAAGGCCTTCACCTCCACCGGGGCGGTCTTTCTCGGCGAGGCGATCGACTTCCACATCACCGTCGATCCGCCCCAGGAGTTCGCCGTCGACGTGTACCGCATCGGCCACTACGGCGGTGACGGCGCTGCGAAGATCACCACCAGTCCCCGCCTCTCGGGCATCGTGCAGCCCCCGCCGCTCACCGCCGACCGCACGGTCTCCTGCCACCACTGGTGGCTGTCCTGGCGCCTGCAGGTCCCCTCGTACTGGAGCATCGGCGCCTACGTGGCCGTGCTCACCACGGTCGACGGCTACCGCTCCCACGTGCCGTTCACGGTCCGCGACAACCACCCGGCGGACCTGCTCCTGCTCCTCCCCGACGTCACCTGGCAAGCCTACAACCTCTACCCCGAGGACGGCCGCACCGGCGCCAGCCTCTACCACGCCTGGGACGAGAGCGGCCGCCTGCTCGGCGAGAACGACGCCGCCACCACGGTCTCCTTCGACCGCCCGTACGCGGGCGCGGGCCTGCCCCTGCACGTCGGCCACGCCTACGACTTCATCCGCTGGGCCGAGCGCTACGGCTACGACCTCGCCTACGCAGACGCCCGCGACCTGCACGCCGGCCGGGTCGATCCCACCCGCTACCGCGGCCTGGTCTTCCCCGGCCCCGACAAGTACTGGTCGATACAGATGCGCCAAGCGGTCGAAGACGCCCGCGACCACGGCACCTCGCTGGTCTTCCTCTCCGCCAACGCCATGTACTGGCAGGCCGAGCTGACACCTTCCCCCTCCGGCGTGCCCAACCGCCTGCTCACCTGCCGCAAGCGCCAGGGCCCCGGCCCGCCCGTGCTCTGGCGGGAGATCGACCGCCCCGAGCAGGAGGTGATCGGCATCCAGTACGCGGGTCAGGTCCCCGAGCCGCACCCCCTGATCGTCCGCAACGCCGACCACTGGCTGTGGGAGGCGACCGGCGCCCATGAGGGCGACGAGATCGCGGGCCTGGTCGCCGGCGAGGCCGACCGCTACTTCCCGCGCACCCCGCTCCCCGACCACGAGGAGCGCATCCTGCTCGCCCACTCCCCGTACACCGACCGCGAAGGCGCCCTCCGCCACCAGGAGACGTCCCTGTACCGCGCCCCCTCCGGCGCCTGGGTATTCGCCTCCGGAACCCTCGCCTGGTCCCCGGCACTGGACCGACCGGGCCACGTCGACCCTCGAGTCCAGCGCGCCACCGCCAACCTCCTGGACCACATCTGCAAACGCTCCTGA
- a CDS encoding AAA family ATPase, translating to MTWGSYYRGDGVRRELVLDAPPPWRQFPRRSASVPFEPPEGLAAAVNAALSLRRPLLITGTPGSGKSTVIESVAGELGLGPALRWHITSRSELGDALYRYDVLGRIHEQQLSRGNGSADDIAPFLQLGPLGTALLPSARPRALLIDELDKSDLDLPSDLLQVLERGEFEIPELARYSRKEVEVRIWGSEDTHRVVRGRVQCTEFPFIVMTSNGDRDFPAAFLRRCIRFTMPKPDAKAIRQVVLAHLGLDVTGVTALSGIVDVFVNRIDAGESLAVDQLLNAIFVLAGEDAPHGASRQELLQMLLQDLASG from the coding sequence ATGACGTGGGGTTCCTACTACCGGGGCGACGGGGTTCGGCGCGAGCTTGTGCTGGACGCTCCGCCACCATGGCGCCAGTTCCCCCGCCGGTCCGCGAGTGTCCCTTTCGAACCGCCCGAGGGGCTTGCGGCAGCGGTGAACGCGGCGCTCTCCCTCCGCCGGCCGCTACTCATCACGGGAACTCCCGGCTCCGGCAAATCGACCGTCATCGAGTCCGTCGCCGGAGAACTCGGACTGGGGCCCGCCCTGCGCTGGCACATCACCTCGCGCAGCGAACTGGGCGACGCCCTGTACCGGTACGACGTTCTCGGCCGCATCCACGAGCAGCAACTGTCGCGGGGCAACGGCTCAGCGGACGACATCGCTCCCTTCCTTCAGCTCGGGCCGCTCGGAACAGCGCTCCTGCCGTCCGCACGACCCCGGGCGCTACTCATCGACGAGCTGGACAAAAGCGATCTTGACCTGCCCAGCGACCTGCTCCAGGTACTGGAACGCGGCGAGTTCGAGATTCCCGAACTCGCCCGCTACAGCCGCAAGGAAGTCGAGGTCCGCATCTGGGGCAGCGAGGACACCCATCGCGTGGTCCGGGGCCGGGTGCAGTGCACGGAATTCCCCTTCATCGTCATGACCAGCAACGGCGACCGTGACTTCCCCGCCGCGTTCCTGCGCCGGTGCATCCGGTTCACCATGCCCAAGCCCGACGCCAAGGCCATCCGCCAGGTGGTGCTGGCCCATCTCGGACTCGACGTGACGGGCGTAACGGCACTGAGCGGGATCGTGGACGTGTTCGTGAACCGGATTGATGCCGGTGAGAGCCTGGCGGTGGACCAACTCCTCAACGCGATCTTCGTCCTCGCCGGGGAGGACGCACCGCACGGGGCATCGCGTCAGGAGCTCCTCCAGATGCTTCTGCAGGACCTCGCCAGTGGCTGA